In the uncultured Desulfovibrio sp. genome, AATCATCCACGCTGTCAAAATTCATTTCCTGGGCCACAATGGCCAGGTGCCCGTCCTTGGTGGCCTTGCCCACGTTCAGACTGACCTTGCGGCCTTCTTTTTCCAGCAGTTCGCGACCAAGAGTCACGGCGTGGGTGCGTTCTTCCGTGCGCAGATAGTGTTGAATACGGCTGCGCGCCTTGGCGGTTTTGACAATTTTGAGCCAGTCGCGGTTGGGATTGCGCGCCGGGTCGGTGAGGATTTCCACCACATCGCCGTTTTTCAGCTCCGTGCCAAGGGGCATGAGGCGGCCATTGATCTTTGCGCCACTGCAATGCTGCCCCACCTTGGTGTGGATCACAAAGGCAAAGTCCAGCGGCGTAGCGCCCTCGGGCAGTTCCTTGACATCGCCCGCCGGGGTGTAGATGTAGACCTCGTCCTTGAACAGATCCATTTTCAGCGAATGCATGAACTCGCGGGAATCTGTTTCTTCACTCTGGCGCTCAAAAATTTCGCGCAGCCATGCAAACTGCTCAAGGTCTTTACTGTTGACGCGGCCTTTTTCCTTGTACAGCCAGTGGGCGGCAACGCCGTGTTCGGCCTGCCTGTGCATTTCCTCGGTGCGTATCTGGATTTCAATACGCTCGCCTTCCGGCCCGATGACCGTGGTGTGCAGGCTCTGGTAGCCGTTGGTCTTGGGCATGGAAATATAATCTTTAAAGCGCCCGTGCACAGGCCGCCACTGGGAGTGCACAAGCCCCAACGTGGCGTAACAGTCCTTGATATCCTGCACCAGCACGCGAAAGGCCATGATGTCGTGCATTTCGTCCAGAGTCATGGACTGGGCCTGCATCTTTTTATAGATGCTGTGCTTGTGCTTGATGCGCCCGTAAACCTGCCCGGTGATGCCGTTTGATTCCAGCAGATCCTGAATCAGGCCCACAACCTTGCCGATGATCTGCTTTTCCACAACCTGATGGTTGTCCAGCCAGTGATCGATCTGGTTGTAAATGTCTGGGCGCATGTATTTGAAGCTCAGGTCTTCCAGATCGCGCTTCATCACGTACAAACCAAGGCGATTGGCCAAGGGCGCGTAGATATCCATGGTTTCCTGGGCAATGCGCTTCTGCTTGTGACTTTTCTGAAAGTCCAGCGTGCGCATATTGTGCAGGCGGTCGGCCAGCTTGACCATGAGAACCCGCATGTCGTGGCTCATGGCCAGGATCATCTTGCGGATATTCTCCGCCTGGGCTTCTTCCTTGTTCTCAAAGGTGATCTGGCTGATCTTGGTAACGCCGTCGACAATGTCGGCCACTTCCTCGCCAAAATTTTCGTCCAGCTCTTCGATGGTGGCCTTGGTGTCTTCTACTGTGTCGTGCAGCAGGCCGGCGGCAATGGTGGGTTCGTCAAAACCCATGCCCGC is a window encoding:
- a CDS encoding bifunctional (p)ppGpp synthetase/guanosine-3',5'-bis(diphosphate) 3'-pyrophosphohydrolase; its protein translation is MIRIQEILDKVSAGNPNADLELIQKAYVFAATAHAGQTRLSGEPYLSHPLAVASILAGMGFDEPTIAAGLLHDTVEDTKATIEELDENFGEEVADIVDGVTKISQITFENKEEAQAENIRKMILAMSHDMRVLMVKLADRLHNMRTLDFQKSHKQKRIAQETMDIYAPLANRLGLYVMKRDLEDLSFKYMRPDIYNQIDHWLDNHQVVEKQIIGKVVGLIQDLLESNGITGQVYGRIKHKHSIYKKMQAQSMTLDEMHDIMAFRVLVQDIKDCYATLGLVHSQWRPVHGRFKDYISMPKTNGYQSLHTTVIGPEGERIEIQIRTEEMHRQAEHGVAAHWLYKEKGRVNSKDLEQFAWLREIFERQSEETDSREFMHSLKMDLFKDEVYIYTPAGDVKELPEGATPLDFAFVIHTKVGQHCSGAKINGRLMPLGTELKNGDVVEILTDPARNPNRDWLKIVKTAKARSRIQHYLRTEERTHAVTLGRELLEKEGRKVSLNVGKATKDGHLAIVAQEMNFDSVDDLVAAVGYAHTTPRKVLNKLYAVLHPEAATTAEPATPTVKESKEAASRKGEGVGISGVDGVLMRFAKCCNPVPGDPIIGYISRGLGISVHRADCPNVANMEPERLISVHWDGMEEKPYAAGIFIIAKNEQGVLAKVAEVMARNGVNIIGLNMDNQVDGRARLRITVEVLDATQLYQLIEAIRVLPPIFEVVRDTEADAT